A stretch of the Streptomyces ortus genome encodes the following:
- a CDS encoding helicase-related protein, with protein sequence MTTETPRGSSLPDMRRAVCKDCAREVALGDRPAGTEYFTYPEAWAGGQLERGGSRSDRCREHRAAHVGHISGLSVAYIDLRTTGEVADRSSPTGPLGALGPLPEAHTVADTAPVDLGAFGFGMDESHIRQMLDSLADPRRRVLVVKAGTGTGKSTYMPYRLLDPPEGCYRLIDNGPIIVTEPRVQATVGVATFVGELLSGADGAGPGYPVGYQVSGDRHHDAACRLVYVTDGTMINWLREGRLASIGTVIVDEAHERSTNIDFIMGYLRRELDRYPHLRVIITSATFDEDFYQQYFGGESAVGKVVVPAVKSIGYGWPLFPELDAPPDPALVEAWRRMAPELRLAEGPQATAEDELVASAWPRFAPALKESEVVDSADVGYVEDLHATTRALLPLRASTPLPEKQWQREMPSVLAEFMVRLTRGLDAADIFGDILSFLPTAKAIEEACDLIRAGLGDTVDVYALLSSLPVEDKRAALAARRKGDRRKIVVSTNLAETSLTVEGVRFVVDSGLIAQSEWDVESAQGSIRTKAHSQAGIKQRWGRVGRKAPGWVFPLYSKGQLLKLTEDTAPGSTRENLERLVMTAKMGGLDSVVDFPWPAAFVPEPPLALDKAAEASRKTFVDELRRADQALRTNGSLDTGGHPTTFGKELNRLQVLGSTGAALAVMHADRLACLPEVVSLLALLTTPARLIGTTGLLLTDFSWPDEWRHEAAERHRALASVCEDDAELVLQIVAGWERADPATPPWEVSSARAEWARRWWVSDDRLLTAAAIRRDIIGGLSPAMKEEVKRFVEPSLLRRARGAITRAFADLEHVLDGSASGSDATTASTDYNAVHGDHTTPCAVHAGHLTGRPERVIPLARHRGRDGIRLAHLVTAEPWARGGASDSTGPADAVRLLVLSALHARPEPRREVIAALLEAWPAGTRALLRLERDAAGRPVAGHVEARHAPAPLPRAAQELAELDAQDELAHSGAATLVDAAPETDHNWPTNAEPFPDLEAMARTTVLDHRDVEADETACGRCPRCLAGDLAECETLRAVADGRAPGVPPGHGQASSAGGIDVSRPFVLAQEGGLNGDGWYEVVGYHVTPDGEPLLFLRPDWRRPEDTDGPGAHPDLQAGDHIEVVVGPMVSDHDGELRVLTRADARGRFLLREADPNPPRQDERAQLAVSLHRRDTRQLADLLEGATVTATVLPRSQTGHFTVTLVDLAHQHVKAATNGARDVAGVVTGAPNGAGYVEVRLLAHDSRTGLRHVISASAGEPPPEPESPIVVRLYQERSRLSLQGRSLRPVADVAEHLTDASLIGLPDGPLPEVGGSGVFLKAERVLSRGSAIELAELDMDATWVRDVWLWWARSRHHTPSRTEPVLRAGTDREPVDLPATVRVELPPELRLPGAEVTSMHPVGTRVSAVVTAAKAELGRAWLRLFDGIPASVTERDLGLGQGTIAQALVVGAEFTGLVTGVFDRQGYGMLTLGPLKNAAEPRTTDTGPGRTTTGPAGQGAGGEPRPESDRYSGPGRGEPANGRREPVLTLAEACARYPVGSWVGAVVHRVSAELRRAWLRLPDGLTATVVAADVGSHAVLVLPHVLTPEQQVIGTVKAVTLHRGAPQIQLDLRNVDTPSLGQQLDNAGVREGAVFTGRVRNALDSVGVFVEVLPGFNGLIRARDLAPGLPPSSYARGTELTVCVDAIHEDRKRPGFPAFGLSLE encoded by the coding sequence ATGACCACTGAGACTCCCCGTGGCTCCTCCCTGCCGGACATGCGCCGCGCGGTGTGCAAGGACTGCGCCCGCGAGGTCGCCCTCGGCGACCGTCCGGCGGGCACCGAGTACTTCACCTATCCCGAGGCCTGGGCCGGCGGGCAGCTCGAACGCGGTGGTTCGCGCTCGGACCGCTGCCGGGAGCACCGCGCCGCCCACGTGGGGCACATCTCCGGCCTCTCCGTGGCCTACATCGATCTGCGGACCACCGGCGAGGTCGCCGACCGGAGTAGCCCCACCGGTCCCCTCGGGGCGCTCGGTCCGCTGCCCGAGGCCCACACCGTGGCCGACACCGCCCCCGTCGATTTGGGGGCGTTCGGATTCGGCATGGACGAGTCCCACATCCGGCAGATGCTCGATTCCCTGGCCGACCCCAGGCGGCGTGTCCTGGTCGTCAAGGCCGGCACCGGCACGGGCAAGTCCACCTACATGCCCTACCGGCTCCTCGATCCGCCCGAGGGCTGTTATCGCCTCATCGACAACGGACCGATCATCGTCACCGAGCCCCGGGTGCAGGCCACGGTCGGAGTGGCCACCTTCGTCGGTGAGCTCCTCTCCGGTGCCGACGGGGCCGGCCCCGGCTACCCGGTGGGCTACCAGGTGTCTGGCGACCGTCATCATGACGCGGCGTGCCGACTGGTGTACGTGACCGACGGCACCATGATCAACTGGCTGCGGGAAGGGCGGCTGGCCAGTATCGGCACGGTCATCGTCGACGAGGCGCACGAGCGGTCGACCAACATCGACTTCATCATGGGGTACCTGCGCCGTGAACTGGACCGGTACCCCCACCTGCGGGTGATCATCACGTCTGCGACCTTCGACGAGGACTTCTACCAACAGTACTTCGGCGGGGAGAGTGCCGTCGGCAAGGTGGTCGTCCCCGCGGTCAAGTCGATCGGTTACGGGTGGCCGCTATTCCCGGAGCTGGACGCCCCACCCGACCCCGCGCTGGTGGAGGCCTGGCGGCGGATGGCGCCCGAACTACGCCTGGCGGAAGGGCCACAGGCCACTGCCGAGGATGAGCTCGTCGCCAGCGCATGGCCTCGGTTCGCCCCGGCGCTCAAGGAGAGCGAAGTCGTCGACAGCGCCGACGTGGGGTATGTCGAGGACCTGCACGCCACCACCCGCGCGCTGCTTCCGCTGCGCGCTTCCACTCCGCTACCCGAGAAGCAGTGGCAGCGCGAGATGCCCTCCGTGCTGGCGGAGTTCATGGTCCGGCTCACCCGCGGGCTGGACGCCGCGGACATCTTCGGCGACATTCTCAGCTTTCTCCCCACCGCCAAGGCGATAGAGGAGGCCTGCGACCTGATCCGCGCCGGACTGGGGGACACCGTCGATGTGTACGCGCTGCTGTCGTCCTTGCCGGTGGAGGACAAGCGCGCCGCGCTGGCCGCGCGCCGCAAGGGCGACCGCCGCAAGATCGTCGTATCCACCAACCTCGCGGAAACGTCCCTGACCGTCGAAGGGGTCCGGTTCGTCGTCGACTCCGGTCTCATCGCCCAGTCGGAGTGGGACGTGGAGTCGGCCCAGGGGAGCATCAGGACCAAGGCACACTCCCAGGCCGGGATCAAGCAGCGCTGGGGACGGGTCGGACGCAAAGCGCCGGGCTGGGTGTTTCCCCTGTACAGCAAGGGCCAGTTGCTCAAGCTCACCGAGGACACCGCGCCGGGATCCACCCGTGAGAACCTCGAACGCTTGGTGATGACCGCCAAGATGGGCGGCCTGGACTCCGTCGTCGATTTTCCCTGGCCGGCCGCGTTCGTGCCCGAGCCGCCCCTCGCGCTCGACAAGGCCGCCGAAGCGTCCCGGAAAACCTTCGTCGACGAGCTGCGCCGCGCCGACCAGGCTCTTCGGACCAACGGCTCGCTCGACACGGGAGGCCATCCCACCACGTTCGGCAAGGAGCTCAATCGGCTCCAGGTGCTGGGCTCCACCGGTGCCGCCCTGGCTGTCATGCACGCCGACCGTCTGGCGTGTCTGCCCGAAGTAGTCTCCCTTCTGGCGCTGCTCACCACGCCCGCACGCCTCATCGGCACCACCGGTCTGCTCTTGACCGACTTCTCCTGGCCGGACGAATGGCGGCATGAAGCCGCGGAGCGCCATCGTGCCCTGGCCAGTGTCTGCGAGGACGACGCCGAACTGGTGCTGCAGATCGTCGCCGGCTGGGAACGCGCCGACCCCGCCACCCCACCGTGGGAGGTCTCCTCCGCACGGGCCGAATGGGCGCGGCGCTGGTGGGTCAGCGACGACCGGTTGCTGACCGCGGCCGCGATCCGCCGGGACATCATCGGCGGTCTGTCCCCCGCCATGAAGGAGGAAGTCAAACGGTTCGTCGAGCCGTCGCTCCTGCGCCGCGCCCGTGGGGCCATCACCCGGGCCTTCGCCGACCTGGAGCACGTGCTGGACGGCTCGGCCAGCGGCAGTGACGCCACCACCGCTAGCACCGACTACAACGCCGTGCACGGCGACCACACCACGCCGTGCGCCGTTCATGCCGGGCATCTGACCGGACGGCCCGAACGAGTCATCCCCCTCGCGCGTCACCGGGGCCGCGACGGGATCCGGCTGGCGCACCTCGTCACCGCCGAACCGTGGGCACGCGGTGGGGCATCTGACAGCACGGGGCCCGCGGACGCCGTCCGCCTTCTGGTCCTCAGCGCCCTCCATGCCCGGCCCGAGCCGAGGCGCGAGGTCATCGCCGCCCTGCTGGAGGCGTGGCCGGCCGGCACCCGGGCCCTGCTGCGCCTCGAGCGGGACGCGGCCGGTCGGCCGGTCGCCGGACACGTCGAAGCCCGACACGCGCCGGCTCCCCTTCCCCGGGCCGCACAGGAACTCGCCGAACTGGACGCTCAGGACGAGCTGGCGCACAGCGGGGCGGCAACGCTTGTGGATGCCGCCCCGGAAACCGATCACAACTGGCCCACGAACGCCGAGCCCTTCCCTGACCTCGAGGCCATGGCCCGTACCACTGTCCTCGATCACCGTGACGTCGAAGCGGACGAGACGGCTTGCGGGCGGTGTCCCCGTTGCCTCGCCGGTGACCTGGCCGAGTGCGAGACCCTGCGGGCGGTCGCGGACGGTCGGGCGCCGGGCGTCCCTCCAGGGCACGGGCAGGCATCGTCGGCCGGGGGAATCGACGTCTCCCGGCCGTTCGTGCTGGCACAGGAGGGGGGCCTGAACGGGGATGGCTGGTACGAGGTCGTCGGCTACCACGTCACTCCCGACGGCGAACCGCTGCTCTTCCTGCGTCCCGACTGGCGCCGTCCCGAGGACACCGACGGTCCCGGGGCCCACCCCGATCTGCAGGCCGGTGACCACATCGAGGTGGTGGTCGGTCCCATGGTCAGCGATCACGACGGGGAGTTGCGGGTCCTGACGCGTGCCGACGCCCGCGGGCGGTTCCTGCTGCGAGAGGCCGATCCGAATCCGCCGCGGCAGGACGAGCGGGCCCAGCTCGCTGTGTCTCTTCACCGCCGGGACACCAGGCAGCTGGCCGACCTCCTAGAGGGGGCCACCGTGACCGCGACAGTCCTGCCGCGCAGCCAGACGGGGCATTTCACCGTCACGCTCGTAGACCTGGCCCACCAGCACGTCAAGGCGGCCACCAACGGGGCTCGTGATGTGGCCGGGGTGGTCACCGGCGCTCCGAACGGCGCCGGGTACGTGGAGGTCCGTCTGCTGGCCCACGACAGCCGGACCGGGCTGCGCCACGTGATCAGCGCATCGGCCGGTGAGCCACCGCCCGAGCCCGAGTCACCCATCGTCGTACGCCTGTACCAGGAACGCTCTCGTCTGTCCTTGCAGGGACGGTCGTTGCGTCCCGTCGCGGACGTCGCCGAGCACCTGACGGACGCGTCCCTGATCGGCTTGCCGGACGGACCCCTACCGGAAGTCGGGGGCAGCGGCGTCTTCCTGAAGGCGGAGCGCGTCCTCAGCCGGGGCAGTGCCATCGAACTCGCCGAGCTAGACATGGACGCCACCTGGGTCCGCGACGTCTGGTTGTGGTGGGCCCGGAGCCGTCACCACACCCCGTCCCGTACGGAACCCGTGCTGCGTGCCGGCACCGACCGCGAGCCCGTCGACCTGCCTGCCACCGTCCGAGTGGAACTGCCTCCGGAACTGCGTCTGCCGGGGGCCGAGGTCACCTCCATGCATCCCGTGGGCACGCGGGTCAGCGCTGTCGTGACGGCCGCCAAGGCGGAGTTGGGCCGCGCCTGGCTGCGCCTGTTCGACGGCATCCCCGCCAGTGTCACCGAGCGTGACCTGGGGCTCGGACAGGGCACGATCGCCCAGGCCCTCGTCGTGGGAGCCGAGTTCACCGGGCTCGTGACGGGTGTCTTCGACCGGCAGGGATACGGCATGCTCACGCTCGGCCCGTTGAAGAACGCCGCAGAACCCCGCACGACCGATACGGGCCCTGGCAGGACCACCACCGGTCCCGCCGGGCAGGGAGCCGGCGGTGAGCCGAGGCCGGAGTCCGACCGGTACAGCGGCCCCGGACGGGGCGAACCGGCCAACGGCAGGAGGGAACCGGTCCTCACCCTGGCGGAGGCCTGCGCACGCTACCCGGTCGGATCATGGGTCGGCGCCGTGGTTCACCGCGTCAGCGCGGAGCTTCGCCGTGCGTGGCTTCGGCTGCCGGACGGGCTGACGGCGACCGTGGTCGCCGCCGACGTGGGCAGCCACGCAGTCCTGGTCCTGCCGCACGTCCTGACGCCGGAGCAGCAGGTGATCGGCACGGTGAAGGCGGTCACCCTGCACCGCGGCGCACCGCAGATCCAGCTGGATCTACGGAACGTGGACACTCCCTCCTTGGGGCAGCAGCTCGACAACGCGGGGGTGCGGGAGGGCGCCGTTTTCACCGGCCGAGTGCGCAACGCCCTCGACTCCGTGGGGGTGTTCGTCGAGGTGCTCCCCGGTTTCAACGGTCTGATCCGGGCACGTGACCTGGCACCGGGACTGCCGCCCTCCTCCTATGCGCGGGGCACGGAGCTGACGGTCTGTGTCGACGCGATCCACGAGGACCGCAAGCGTCCCGGCTTCCCCGCCTTCGGTCTCAGTCTCGAGTAG
- a CDS encoding AAA family ATPase gives MAGNQHLSMRVPWRDRPWDQFICDDPLGNSSCTLLTAIGKGRDDSFEVAHAGAGIDALDQNQLPCLSERATFMSPLGYTVVKQHPYRHSRALQGMLHDTHVTLPGYAFEAVPFRWMNREVFAQEVGHERAPLFNQVAEDAVDAALRSNPPWVMDGGNQRAILDAFFEPVAPGDSLVFAYLKHSPFQEERTDRLLVGAARVTRVTPPPMWNQSGNPPFSSAMWETVVEHSLRADMADGILLPYQQLISLMDEGIDVDMALAWAPEGRVVEFSYVTEHLSDDAAIEALTSLQSAADGMRELGVDLPDTGYEWLQDQIERLWQLRGPVPGLPGFLKAIGVQQPYVAARAVMAEAGDDTDPWDLLQAFFTDPSCAPSGIRAHIGALQARIWKKVTPERQAVLRLLSGFDISPAQVQMLLEGGTEVEMTAEDLLQNPYFASTCTYGSAEHVPFTTIDRALFPPTHVTWKPPVPDAVKLKDHLDRRRIEALLTDVLERQGRQGDTVVPEGETIALAIDVPLAQPPALTKTILAGLDLDHDSVNEWSEWSPLTSVSLADGTPAYKLTRFDETSSVIRDWIRTQENRDSLGRVTDARTVLDRALDRNQNVTGELDELEERARTEKAAGLSALHDAPLSVLIGPAGTGKTTLLRALVEYPGVPAGNVLLLAPTGKAKVQLETKVKLPAKTLASHLSATHRYDGETGRYLVWGDQQPRHNYALVVIDEASMLTEEMLAATLDSFTGVKRLILVGDPRQLPPIGAGRPFVDLVNKLRPDSFSGWVRVAPGYVELQVPRRQLADGSHGNRHDLELAAWFGDNTRGAGDEAIWAELAANPDLPTVRYVPWGDRTAVEALTDELKQNLVLDGDPDPARAFALTYGGVINGAYLNWQVGAGEHAEDWQILSPTRSRAFGTVELNRHIKRTYRSNDTTWAQRDTRRGNIPKPIGPELIVRGDKVMQTTNKRLNAWPKQNAMNYVANGEIGVAIGFVTPAAKTPKSQLRLSVEFSSQTGFQYSYWPTDSDDALLELAWAVTVHKSQGSEFGTTFLILPSRANVSRELMYTALTRQRDKVVILHEGTLSDLRDLAQPWHSETARRLTDLFDAPHPVALEVQGMARRFDRKLMHVSASGIPMASKNEVIIAGLLDQLAPGHWQYEGPLTGADGRVVLPDFTISASDGRTVYWEHAGMLDLPDYARKWELKKAWYADNGILPHNQGGGQNGSLIWTDDLNGADAQAWLTFASEVLGVAPAMPPGRAGDQSGPARRVAKKTAQRRPNS, from the coding sequence ATGGCTGGCAATCAACACCTGTCGATGAGGGTTCCGTGGCGGGACCGCCCCTGGGACCAGTTCATCTGCGACGACCCGTTGGGGAACTCGTCATGTACGTTGCTCACCGCGATCGGCAAGGGCCGGGATGACTCGTTCGAGGTCGCCCACGCCGGTGCCGGGATCGACGCCCTCGATCAGAACCAGCTCCCCTGCCTCAGCGAGCGCGCGACGTTCATGTCTCCGCTCGGCTACACGGTCGTCAAGCAACATCCGTACCGACACAGCCGTGCGCTACAGGGGATGCTCCACGACACTCACGTCACGCTCCCCGGCTACGCCTTCGAGGCGGTTCCCTTCCGCTGGATGAACCGCGAGGTCTTCGCGCAGGAGGTCGGCCATGAGCGAGCCCCCTTGTTCAACCAAGTCGCGGAGGATGCCGTTGACGCCGCGCTGCGCTCCAACCCGCCGTGGGTGATGGATGGAGGCAACCAACGTGCCATCTTGGATGCCTTCTTCGAGCCCGTCGCCCCGGGTGACTCGTTGGTCTTCGCCTATCTGAAGCACTCACCATTTCAGGAGGAGCGCACCGACCGGCTGCTGGTAGGCGCCGCACGGGTCACCCGCGTCACCCCGCCGCCAATGTGGAACCAATCGGGGAACCCGCCTTTCAGTTCCGCCATGTGGGAAACGGTTGTCGAGCACTCGCTTCGCGCCGACATGGCCGATGGGATCTTGCTGCCTTACCAGCAGCTCATCTCCCTGATGGACGAGGGCATTGACGTCGACATGGCGCTCGCGTGGGCCCCCGAGGGCCGCGTTGTCGAGTTCTCGTACGTCACCGAGCACCTGTCCGACGATGCCGCCATCGAGGCGCTCACCTCGCTGCAGTCGGCCGCCGATGGCATGCGCGAACTGGGTGTGGATCTGCCTGACACCGGCTACGAATGGCTACAGGACCAGATCGAGCGACTCTGGCAGCTACGCGGCCCTGTCCCCGGCCTGCCGGGTTTCCTCAAGGCGATCGGTGTCCAGCAGCCGTACGTGGCAGCGCGAGCGGTGATGGCAGAGGCGGGTGACGACACCGACCCGTGGGACCTCCTCCAGGCTTTCTTTACCGACCCGTCCTGCGCGCCGAGTGGGATAAGAGCGCACATCGGCGCCCTCCAGGCCAGGATCTGGAAGAAGGTGACGCCAGAGCGTCAGGCTGTGCTGCGCCTGCTCTCCGGCTTCGACATCTCCCCGGCACAGGTGCAGATGCTGCTCGAAGGCGGCACGGAGGTCGAGATGACGGCCGAGGACCTGCTGCAAAATCCGTACTTCGCTTCCACGTGCACCTACGGCAGCGCGGAACACGTGCCGTTCACGACCATTGACCGCGCCCTCTTCCCCCCGACCCACGTCACCTGGAAGCCTCCGGTTCCTGACGCCGTCAAACTGAAGGACCACCTCGATCGACGTCGGATCGAAGCATTGCTGACCGACGTGCTCGAGCGACAAGGCCGGCAGGGCGACACAGTCGTGCCGGAAGGCGAGACCATCGCTCTGGCAATCGACGTTCCGCTCGCTCAACCGCCCGCGCTGACCAAGACCATCCTGGCGGGTCTCGATCTGGACCATGACAGCGTCAACGAGTGGAGTGAGTGGTCACCCCTGACAAGCGTGTCGCTCGCGGACGGCACGCCCGCGTACAAGCTCACACGATTCGACGAGACCTCTTCCGTCATCCGGGACTGGATCAGGACACAAGAGAACCGGGACAGCCTCGGGCGTGTCACGGACGCCAGAACAGTGTTGGACAGGGCGCTCGACCGGAACCAGAACGTCACTGGAGAGCTCGACGAACTGGAGGAACGCGCTCGCACCGAGAAGGCCGCCGGCCTCTCGGCCCTTCATGACGCCCCGCTCTCGGTGCTCATCGGGCCGGCGGGAACCGGCAAGACAACGCTGCTGCGCGCCTTGGTCGAGTATCCCGGTGTCCCCGCAGGCAATGTGCTGCTTCTCGCTCCCACCGGCAAGGCGAAGGTCCAGCTGGAGACCAAGGTGAAGCTGCCCGCCAAGACTCTGGCGTCGCACCTGAGCGCCACTCACAGGTACGACGGAGAGACCGGGCGGTACCTCGTGTGGGGAGACCAGCAACCACGACACAACTACGCCTTGGTCGTCATTGACGAAGCATCGATGCTCACCGAGGAGATGCTCGCAGCCACCCTCGACTCCTTCACCGGAGTCAAACGACTCATCCTCGTCGGCGACCCACGCCAACTCCCACCGATCGGCGCAGGCCGCCCCTTCGTCGACCTCGTCAACAAGCTGCGACCCGACAGTTTCAGTGGCTGGGTGCGGGTGGCACCGGGCTACGTCGAACTCCAGGTGCCTCGGCGCCAACTCGCCGATGGGAGCCACGGCAACCGACACGACCTTGAGCTGGCAGCCTGGTTCGGCGACAACACACGGGGCGCAGGCGACGAAGCCATCTGGGCAGAGCTGGCCGCCAACCCCGACTTGCCCACCGTGCGATACGTGCCCTGGGGCGACAGAACTGCCGTCGAGGCGCTGACCGACGAGCTCAAGCAGAACTTGGTTCTCGATGGCGACCCGGACCCAGCGCGAGCCTTCGCGCTCACCTATGGCGGCGTCATCAACGGCGCGTACCTCAACTGGCAGGTAGGCGCGGGCGAACATGCCGAGGACTGGCAAATTCTCTCCCCGACCCGCTCTCGGGCATTCGGCACAGTCGAGCTCAACCGCCACATCAAGCGCACGTACCGGTCAAACGACACCACGTGGGCACAACGAGACACCCGTCGCGGCAACATCCCGAAGCCGATCGGACCCGAGCTGATCGTTCGTGGCGACAAGGTCATGCAGACCACTAACAAGCGTCTGAACGCGTGGCCCAAGCAGAACGCGATGAACTACGTTGCGAACGGTGAGATCGGCGTCGCGATCGGATTCGTCACGCCAGCGGCGAAGACGCCCAAGTCCCAGCTGCGCCTCAGCGTCGAGTTCTCTTCCCAAACCGGGTTTCAGTACTCGTACTGGCCGACGGACTCCGATGACGCGCTACTGGAACTCGCATGGGCCGTCACGGTCCACAAGTCGCAGGGATCGGAGTTCGGCACGACCTTCCTCATTCTACCTTCCCGGGCGAACGTCTCCCGGGAACTCATGTACACCGCCCTGACCAGGCAGAGGGACAAGGTCGTCATCCTCCACGAGGGCACGCTCTCCGATCTACGCGATCTCGCACAGCCTTGGCACTCGGAAACGGCCCGCCGACTGACCGACCTGTTCGACGCGCCACACCCAGTAGCTCTCGAGGTCCAGGGCATGGCCCGCCGCTTCGACCGGAAGCTCATGCATGTGTCGGCAAGCGGCATCCCGATGGCGTCGAAGAACGAGGTCATCATCGCGGGCCTTCTCGACCAACTTGCCCCAGGTCACTGGCAATACGAGGGGCCTCTCACCGGTGCCGACGGACGCGTCGTCCTGCCCGATTTCACGATCTCAGCCAGCGATGGCCGCACGGTCTACTGGGAGCACGCAGGCATGCTCGACCTACCCGACTACGCCCGGAAGTGGGAGCTCAAGAAGGCCTGGTACGCAGACAACGGCATCCTTCCGCACAACCAAGGCGGCGGACAGAACGGTTCGCTCATTTGGACGGACGACCTCAACGGCGCCGACGCGCAGGCCTGGTTGACCTTTGCGTCCGAGGTTCTGGGAGTAGCGCCGGCCATGCCACCAGGCCGAGCGGGCGACCAGTCAGGGCCAGCACGGCGAGTCGCCAAGAAGACAGCGCAACGGCGTCCCAATTCATAG
- a CDS encoding MMPL family transporter: MNGPSVAVGGRAAEAVDTADAVLGALPWCLSLLAVGLLALLGAFTRTPVAPLKALIVAAASLGASLGALVVLFQDGHGGAVLGHFTATGTLDASTLLFVLFIALALSVDYEVFLLGRIREEYDRCGDNRTSIIEGVARTGRLMTSAAAAVAISTAAMATSHVALLKLIGIGVALGAVVDAVLVRGVLVPAVMAALGPANWWAPARIRTPLLITTPVKKDGS; this comes from the coding sequence GTGAACGGCCCAAGCGTGGCGGTGGGCGGGCGAGCCGCGGAGGCCGTCGACACGGCGGACGCGGTCCTCGGCGCCCTGCCGTGGTGCCTGTCTCTGCTGGCGGTGGGGCTCCTGGCCCTCCTCGGGGCCTTCACCCGCACTCCGGTCGCCCCGCTGAAAGCTCTGATCGTGGCCGCCGCCAGCCTCGGGGCGAGCCTCGGCGCGCTAGTCGTTCTCTTCCAGGACGGCCACGGCGGCGCCGTACTCGGCCACTTCACGGCGACGGGAACGCTGGACGCCTCGACGCTGCTGTTCGTCCTGTTCATCGCGCTCGCCCTGTCGGTGGACTACGAGGTCTTCCTGCTCGGCCGTATCCGGGAGGAGTACGACCGCTGCGGAGACAACCGCACCTCGATCATCGAGGGCGTGGCCCGCACCGGTCGACTGATGACGTCCGCCGCGGCAGCCGTGGCGATCTCGACCGCGGCCATGGCCACCTCCCACGTGGCCCTGCTCAAACTCATCGGCATCGGCGTCGCACTCGGCGCGGTCGTGGACGCCGTCCTGGTGCGGGGAGTTCTGGTGCCCGCCGTCATGGCGGCCCTCGGTCCGGCGAACTGGTGGGCTCCGGCCCGAATCAGGACCCCGTTGTTGATCACTACACCTGTGAAGAAGGACGGAAGCTGA
- a CDS encoding type III polyketide synthase, whose translation MSMPQATHDRGRQSVVAGPRVAAIRTAFPPYQYRQEEVLAALARTTLLESETGARVLRKIHASSGVETRSLSLPLEKLVDLARREDFTEQNRVWLDIAMDLGERALTGALRSAGVQPDEVDAVISTTVTGLAVPSLEARLAHRVGLRPDVKRIPLFGSGCAGGAAGLARLHDYLLAHPGQVAVLLAVELCTLAHQLKDGSVANIVAGSLFGDGAAVVVAFGAQRDGRPAGPELVDTHSLLVPGTEDVLGWEIGSHGFRILLSPEVPVLTEKHLPPAVQGLLSRHALSPQQIASWIIHGGGPKVFTAVQRALDVQPGALRLTRRSVAERGNLSSVSVLDILHAAMETPPPAGAPGLVAAMGPGFAIELVLLRW comes from the coding sequence ATGTCGATGCCTCAGGCGACACATGACCGCGGTCGGCAGTCGGTGGTCGCCGGCCCACGGGTGGCGGCGATCCGGACGGCATTCCCGCCGTATCAGTACCGGCAGGAAGAGGTCCTGGCCGCCCTGGCCCGCACGACGTTGCTGGAGTCCGAGACGGGCGCTCGGGTACTCCGCAAGATCCATGCCAGCTCGGGTGTGGAGACCCGCTCGCTGTCCCTGCCGCTGGAGAAGCTCGTCGATCTCGCCCGCCGGGAGGACTTCACCGAGCAGAACCGCGTCTGGCTCGACATCGCCATGGACCTGGGGGAACGGGCGTTGACCGGCGCGCTGCGCTCGGCGGGCGTCCAGCCGGACGAGGTCGACGCGGTGATCAGCACCACCGTCACGGGGCTGGCCGTGCCGTCGCTGGAGGCTCGGCTCGCCCACCGGGTCGGGCTACGACCGGACGTCAAGCGTATCCCGCTGTTCGGCAGCGGCTGTGCCGGAGGCGCCGCAGGTCTGGCCCGGCTCCACGACTACCTGCTGGCCCACCCCGGTCAAGTGGCCGTCCTCCTCGCCGTGGAACTGTGCACGCTGGCGCACCAGCTCAAGGACGGCTCCGTGGCGAACATCGTCGCCGGCAGCCTCTTCGGGGACGGCGCTGCCGTCGTCGTGGCCTTCGGAGCCCAGCGGGACGGCCGCCCCGCCGGGCCCGAGCTGGTGGACACCCACAGCCTGCTGGTCCCCGGCACCGAGGACGTCCTCGGCTGGGAGATCGGCTCCCACGGCTTCCGGATCCTGCTGTCGCCCGAGGTCCCGGTGCTCACGGAGAAACACCTGCCCCCGGCCGTCCAAGGGCTCCTCTCGCGGCACGCACTGTCGCCGCAACAGATCGCGAGCTGGATCATCCACGGTGGCGGACCGAAGGTCTTCACCGCCGTACAGCGGGCCCTGGACGTGCAGCCCGGCGCCTTGCGGCTCACCCGGCGCTCCGTGGCCGAGCGGGGCAACCTCTCGTCCGTCTCCGTACTGGACATCCTGCATGCGGCCATGGAAACACCGCCCCCCGCGGGCGCCCCGGGCCTGGTCGCCGCCATGGGGCCGGGGTTCGCCATCGAACTGGTCCTCCTCCGCTGGTAG